The Christiangramia salexigens genome includes the window ACTGCTTTTCTCATCAGTCGTTTTTATTGAGTTATTGGGATATAAGATAATTAGAAAATCTGTGTTTAGGATTTTATTGCGGCTTCAATGGCACTTCCAAACAATTCCGTTAGGCTGATTCCTGCTTTTTCTGCCTGCTGAGGGAGTATACTCGCCTGGCTTAATCCGGGTGTTGTATTCATTTCGATAAAGTGAGGTTCACCATTATGGAAAATAAATTCTGAACGTGTATAGCCGCTCATCTTTAATTTTTTATAGATCATCTTTGCGATCTCCTGAACCTTCTGGGTATCTTCTTCCGAAATTCTAGCCGGGGTGATCTCCTGTGATTTCCCTAAATATTTGGCCTCATAATCGAAGAATTCGTTTTCCGAAACAATTTCGGTTACCGGCAAGGCGAGGATCTCGCCTTTATAGGTGATAACGCCAACCGAAACCTCGGTGCCATCCAGAAAAGATTCAATGATAGCTTCGTTATCTTCAGTAAAGGCTGTCTTCGCCGCTGGAATAAGTTCTTCTTCCAGTTTTACCTTGGTTATACCAAAACTGCTTCCGGCACGATTAGCTTTAACAAAACATGGAAGACCTACTTTATTGACAATTTCTGAGGTATTGATTTCTTCATCTTTATTGAGGAAATAATTTACCGCAGTTTT containing:
- a CDS encoding D-alanine--D-alanine ligase — protein: MKKKIAIAMGGYSSEYRISINSGNIVYKNLDSELYEPYRVHILQSEWFVIADDDTPYPINKSNFTVTINDQLISFDCVFNTIHGTPGENGLLQAYLDLVGIPQTSCGYYQAALTFNKRDLISVLKPYGVKTAVNYFLNKDEEINTSEIVNKVGLPCFVKANRAGSSFGITKVKLEEELIPAAKTAFTEDNEAIIESFLDGTEVSVGVITYKGEILALPVTEIVSENEFFDYEAKYLGKSQEITPARISEEDTQKVQEIAKMIYKKLKMSGYTRSEFIFHNGEPHFIEMNTTPGLSQASILPQQAEKAGISLTELFGSAIEAAIKS